Genomic window (Pseudomonas xantholysinigenes):
GGCGCCTGGTGCGCCAGCAAGTCAGGTGCTGACGGCCGCTCGCAGCCGCTGCCCCAGCCGCGGCCCGAACACATTGATCAGCAAGCCGAGCATCACCAGCAGCGCGCCCCAGCCCTGCACCTCGGTCAGCCGCTCGCCCAGCAACAAGGCCGACGAACTCAAGCCGATCACCGGCACCAGCAACGAGAACGGCGCCACCTTGCCGGCCGGGTGGCGCGACAGCAGCGTGCTCCACAGGCTGTAACCGACCATGGTGGCGACAAACGCCAGGTACACCAGGGCCAGCACCGAACTCCAGCCGATATTGGCCAGTGCGTGCCCGATCCGCTCGGGCCCCTCCAGCCACCACGACAGGGCCAGGAACGGCAGCGGCGGGATCAGCCCGCCCCAGATCACCAGGGCCACCAGGTCGACCTGGCCGAAGCGCCGGGTAATGATGTTGCCCATGCCCCACATGGCGCCCGCGCACAGCGTCAGCAGCAGGGCGATCAACGGCACATGCCCGCTGTCCTCGCTGCCGATCACCGCCAGCCCTCCGGCCGCCACCAGCAGCCCCAGGACACTGGCCAGGCGCAGCCGCTCACCGAGGAACAACGCCGCGAAGCCAAGGGTAAAGAACGCCTGGGACTGCAGCACCAGCGATGCCAGCCCCGGCGGCATGCCGCTGTACATGGCCTGGAACAGAAAGGCGAACTGCCCCAGCGAGATGGTCGCGCCATAGGCGATCAGCCAGCGCCACGGCAGGTTCGGGCGGCGCACCAGGAATACCGCCGGGAAGGCCACCAACAAGAAGCGCAACGCCCCCAGCAGCATCGGCGGCAGGCCGTCGAGGCCAACCTTGATCACCACGAAATTGACGCCCCAGGCGATGATCACCACCAGGGCGATCAGCAGGTCCTTGAGTGGCATTGCACGCATTCCTTCTACAGGCTTGTTTTAGTCATATTTAGTTACAGCATAAGGTCAATCCTCCGCCGCGAACCAGCACAGTCAAGCGCCAACCTTGCGCAACAGTCGATGATCGTCAGTGTCAGCAAGCACATCACCCCTGCGCGGCTTGCGTGTAGTAACCCGCGGCCTTGCGCAGCGTGGCGGCCACACTGTCCCTCAGGCGCGCCGGTTCGAGCACCTCCAGCGTTGCCCCGTGGCTGAGAATCCACCATACCAACCCCTGGGTGTAGGCCTGCTCGCATTCCAGAAACCACCAGCCGTCCTGGTCGGGCGTCAGGGTCTGGGGCCTGGCCAATGGGGTCTCGTCGTGGTCCAGCCGCTCGCGCAATGCGCTGTTGATCCGCAGTTTCAAACGAATCGGCGCCTCTTCCAGGTGAACCCGCTGGACGTGCTCGGCCAGCTCGAACGCCTCGGGTACCTGCACACTGCGCGCCATCAATGGCCGTATGCGACGGAATCGATGCAGCGGCAACTTGCGCATGATCGGGCTGCCCTCCTCCTGGCACACCACATAGATGCTCGAGTCCTGGTACGACAGGCCCAGGGGGTTGATGACCTTGCGCGCCAGCCTGGCGCTTTTGCGCGAGTAGTAATCGATTTCCAGCTGGTAGCCCTCGAGCAATGCCAGTTGCACCGCCTCGAGCATGGCCAGGTCGACGGGCGCCTGCTGCAACTGCAAGTGCTGGGTACCAGTGACAACTTTGCCCAGCCAGCGCCCATCGGCGCGCTGCAGGCGTGTGAGCAAGGTCCGTGACTGCTCGTACAGGTCGCGCAGGTCGGCCAGCGCGGCTTCATGCAACAGATGACGGGCCTGCTCGAACAGCGTGACGATACTCAGGGCCACGCGCGCCGACTTGAGTTGCGCCGGGCTCAAGGGTTCGGGCCGACTGGCCTCGATTTCCAGGGGCTGGCGCTCGTCGGTGCGCCAGAGCAATCCTTGGCCGTTGGGATCGTTCGCCGATTTCAGCGCCTGGGCCCGACACAGCGTTTCCAGATCACGCTGTACCGTGCGCAGGTCGACCTCCGCCTGCAATTGCTGGTGCAGGGACGCGGCGGTGATCCCGCTGCGCCCACTCTGCGCCACCAGGCTCCACAGCTGGATACGTCGTTTGAGGGTGAGAAACGCCTTGGGCGTCGAGGGTGCGGTCATCGGAACGCTCCATGCCGTCTGCAGGGGAAAGGCCGGGCCAAGGGCCGGTGTGAACCGGCCCCGGGCACCTTCAGTCAGCGCGACTGGCGATGTGCTCGGCATAACGGCCAATGCACGCCGCGCTGTCACCCAGCAAGTTGCCATCCGCGTCGAGGATCGGCGTGTCCACCAGCGCCTTGACCAACTGCGCCGTCTTGACCGTCTTGAACACCAAATCGCGCCCCAGCGGGTTGTAGGTCTGGTAATCGTCGCCCAGTACATTGATCAAGGCGGCGAGTTGATCATTGGCGATCGCCAGGCGCCGCCGTGCCGCGGCCAAGGTGTCGGTGGCCAGCACGGCCAGGTCGTAGATGCCCTCCAGGCGGGACAGGATCAGGCGCACCTCCTCGGCGTAGGTCTTAGCCTGCTCGCAGTTGCTCCGGGCGTTTTCCAGATTGGTGCCGGCCTTGGCGCTGAGCAGGCTGCCGAAGACCAGCAGCGCCGGCCCGACCGCCAGCACGCCCAGCACC
Coding sequences:
- a CDS encoding EamA family transporter, yielding MPLKDLLIALVVIIAWGVNFVVIKVGLDGLPPMLLGALRFLLVAFPAVFLVRRPNLPWRWLIAYGATISLGQFAFLFQAMYSGMPPGLASLVLQSQAFFTLGFAALFLGERLRLASVLGLLVAAGGLAVIGSEDSGHVPLIALLLTLCAGAMWGMGNIITRRFGQVDLVALVIWGGLIPPLPFLALSWWLEGPERIGHALANIGWSSVLALVYLAFVATMVGYSLWSTLLSRHPAGKVAPFSLLVPVIGLSSSALLLGERLTEVQGWGALLVMLGLLINVFGPRLGQRLRAAVST
- a CDS encoding helix-turn-helix transcriptional regulator, with the translated sequence MTAPSTPKAFLTLKRRIQLWSLVAQSGRSGITAASLHQQLQAEVDLRTVQRDLETLCRAQALKSANDPNGQGLLWRTDERQPLEIEASRPEPLSPAQLKSARVALSIVTLFEQARHLLHEAALADLRDLYEQSRTLLTRLQRADGRWLGKVVTGTQHLQLQQAPVDLAMLEAVQLALLEGYQLEIDYYSRKSARLARKVINPLGLSYQDSSIYVVCQEEGSPIMRKLPLHRFRRIRPLMARSVQVPEAFELAEHVQRVHLEEAPIRLKLRINSALRERLDHDETPLARPQTLTPDQDGWWFLECEQAYTQGLVWWILSHGATLEVLEPARLRDSVAATLRKAAGYYTQAAQG